A region of Bacillota bacterium DNA encodes the following proteins:
- a CDS encoding FHA domain-containing protein codes for MIGRLLLGLLLGGAGGVVGFSIQEPLIDHQAVMLNPVAAARETIWLAVILGGCYGFALGMVDSLTRGLPGQAVRKGLLTAFVGLPGTTIALFIGNLVYGSLSNLLGNPAGMGASPTPLGFITDIVPRTVGWMLFGAGIGAAVGVTTGSAKRWWHSTIGGAIGGALGGIAFEIFTLIFAPLYLAMSGGERVEVGAPGRAVGFPVLGASIGFFIALVQEALKAAWVRVVVGRNEGREYPVDKPVCIIGRDEYADIPLFGDPQIAPQHARIIKQQNRHLIEDLGSPAGTLLNGQPVQQAWLKDGDTIQIASMRLQFFEKATRSLVREAMERVEKPSSRPPLPDYLCPYCGERKDPVTGQCACSVLPGASAPAAAPSGSPSTASPPLTATAAQPTMGTVPTRLVVVNGVKAGMALPLQGNVVTIGREPGRDLQIDFDPTVSRRHARLERQGTQWVLIDEGSRNGSFVNGQPVQQQLIRVGDVLRFGNTEVRVE; via the coding sequence ATGATTGGCAGGCTGCTGCTGGGGTTATTGCTGGGAGGCGCAGGCGGGGTCGTGGGGTTCTCGATACAGGAACCGCTCATCGACCATCAGGCGGTGATGCTCAACCCGGTTGCAGCCGCGCGAGAGACCATCTGGCTGGCGGTCATCTTGGGCGGGTGCTACGGCTTCGCGCTGGGGATGGTGGACAGCCTCACGCGCGGGCTGCCGGGTCAGGCAGTGCGCAAAGGGCTGCTTACCGCGTTCGTCGGTCTGCCCGGCACGACGATTGCCCTGTTCATCGGCAACCTCGTTTACGGCTCTTTGAGTAACCTTCTGGGGAACCCCGCTGGTATGGGCGCATCTCCCACCCCCCTCGGCTTCATCACCGACATTGTGCCCCGTACTGTCGGCTGGATGTTGTTTGGCGCAGGAATCGGCGCAGCCGTCGGGGTGACTACCGGCTCCGCAAAGCGATGGTGGCACAGCACGATAGGCGGCGCTATCGGAGGCGCGTTGGGCGGTATCGCGTTCGAGATATTCACGCTGATATTCGCCCCGCTCTATCTGGCGATGTCGGGTGGTGAACGGGTAGAGGTCGGTGCGCCGGGTCGGGCGGTGGGTTTCCCCGTGCTGGGGGCGAGCATTGGGTTCTTCATTGCGCTGGTTCAGGAGGCGTTGAAAGCGGCGTGGGTGCGCGTGGTGGTGGGTCGTAACGAGGGCAGAGAGTATCCGGTGGACAAACCCGTGTGCATTATCGGACGGGATGAGTACGCCGATATTCCCCTTTTTGGCGACCCTCAAATCGCGCCGCAGCACGCCCGCATCATCAAGCAACAGAACCGCCACCTGATAGAAGACCTCGGCTCGCCGGCGGGTACGCTGCTGAACGGACAGCCGGTACAGCAGGCATGGCTGAAGGATGGGGATACCATCCAGATAGCCTCCATGCGCCTGCAGTTTTTCGAAAAAGCCACACGCTCGCTGGTGCGAGAGGCGATGGAGAGGGTGGAGAAACCCTCCTCGCGCCCGCCCCTGCCTGACTACCTGTGCCCATACTGCGGTGAGCGCAAGGACCCGGTCACAGGGCAATGTGCGTGTAGCGTGTTGCCGGGCGCATCGGCACCGGCGGCGGCTCCTTCGGGGTCGCCATCCACGGCGTCGCCACCATTAACGGCTACCGCAGCGCAGCCCACCATGGGAACGGTTCCCACCCGACTGGTGGTAGTGAATGGTGTAAAGGCGGGCATGGCGTTGCCCCTGCAGGGTAACGTGGTGACCATCGGCAGAGAGCCGGGGCGCGACCTGCAGATCGACTTCGACCCCACCGTCAGCCGCCGGCACGCGCGGCTGGAGAGGCAGGGCACGCAGTGGGTTCTCATCGACGAAGGCTCGCGCAACGGCAGTTTCGTTAACGGGCAGCCTGTGCAACAGCAGTTGATACGGGTGGGCGACGTCTTGCGCTTTGGCAACACGGAAGTGCGGGTGGAGTAG